A segment of the Entomomonas moraniae genome:
CGCGTTTCAAAAAGACCTAGATAAAGCCAAGCAAGAACTACATGTAGGTTTAAATTATTCATCACATACTCAATTTAAAAATAAGTAGGTTGATAACTTGAAGAAAGCTCTCTATTAAAGGTGGGGCAGATCAAAACCTACAGCAATATTTTAGTGATTCATTTGTGCTAAATGATATCGTGTTGTAAGTAAAATTTTATATTCCACGTAAATGCTTACTTGGTCTATTGGTATTGATATCTTCTAGTAAGGTTATTGTGTCCGTAATAATTTGCTGATAGATATCTTCCTCATCTTTGAATGTAGAGTCTAGCCATGGAGCGTAATGATGTAGTGTGCGGTTAGTAATTAAGCCGTTTTTTTGTAATGTTTTCGCTAATTGAAAAAACATTTTTCCTGAATCGGTTTGTTCACCTAAGTGGTATTTATGAGTTATTTTTATTGCATTCACTTGGTCAAATCCTAGCTCTTTATAAAACTGTATAATTTTCTCTGGTGCAAAAGTTGACTGCCAGAATTGGTCAAAACAATACCATGCCCAGTCTTCAGCCTCATTACGATCACTTTTATTGAGTGTATCTAATTGCTGTAGCCAGTCAATGCCAAATTTATGATGAGAGGCTTCGTCAGACATGACGAGTCGGCAAAGTCTTTGTAATGCGGGGTCTTTAGATTTTCTTGTGAAATAAGAGAGGCTCGACATACCCAAACCTTCTAAAATGACTTGTACACCAACAATCTGCAAGTGTATACGTGGTGCATTAATTATTTTGCTTAGTAAATTTTTATAAACTGATCTGATGGGAACAGGAGCTTGAAAGCGATGTGTTATGTATTGATTAAAACCAGAAATATGCCGCGCCTCTTCTCGAGCTTGGTTAAGGGCATATTCAACAGCACTAAAATTAGCGAGCATCTTTGATAAGTTAACGCAGGCAAAAGTAGCTGCTTGCTCCGCATAGAGCATGCCCGTTACCATTTTTGCAGCATAAGTATTTATGTAGAGCAGTTTTTGCTCGGTATTTAAAATATTGCCTAAAGGCCCTTGTAACTCAGGAAAGTTTGATTCATCTAAAAGAGCTTGCTTGTGGCAGTCAAAGCCATCAGTAAAGTCTAAATAGGCGCTATCCTTAGGGTTCCAATACCGTTTATGAGTATTAATTAAGTAGTTATCAAATGCATTAAGTGCTTGGCTAAAATGAGGATTTTCAATAATATCAGGTGAGTCTGTTGTTTGCGCTTTTTCAAAAAAAATAGTCATGTTTAGAACCTTAATGCCTTGCAAAGAGAGACGATAACTATACTATAGAATACTTTGGTGTTCACTGTTAATCCTTTAACTGTGTCACAAAGTGTCTATATTGTTACCATTTATACTTTAAACCCACACTTACCCCATAACTTTCTGTGGACTTATTGCCTACAATGCCATTCACTTGGCCAAATACTTGGAGTTGTTTTGTAAGGTTTTGCTCTACACCTGTTTTTAGTTCAAATAGGTTTTTGGCCCGGTTATTATTGACTTTACCGTCATCCATTGTCACTGAAGCATATTTGTTTTGGTTCCAGTAGTTGGTTGTTAGGAATAGTTGTGTTTGGTCTGTTTGAACTTGGAAACGAACCCCCAGTCTTGAGCGCCACTGACCTTTTTGGTCTTTTATGTGTACACGGGTTCCATTTTTTTCAGTGTAGTTAAGCGCACTGTTACTGCCATAGATAAATTGTACTTGTGGCTCAATACTCCATACTTTTTGTTTTTCCTTACTAAGAATTAATCCATAACCTGTTTCAAGAGATATGGTATTTCCTTCAGTATTAAATACTTCTTTCTCTAGCTCTTCACCTTTTACTTTGTTACGAAACCAGTTGTATTGGGCGTAGCTATCTATATATAGACCACCATTTTCTGGTGTTTGGTCGTACCATGTAGCGTAGATACCAGCTGAGTAGCCATCTGCATTGCCTGTTGAGTGATAGTTGGTCAGGTCTGATTTTGTTCTGACTTCTGCTCGTGAGTAGCCTATCATGACGCCTAGGTGAAGTTTATCTTTCTGGTAGAGGTCTGTACCTAGGTGGAGCAATTTACGAGTTGTTTTATTTTCTAGTTGGTTGTTTTTTCCTACTAGATATTTATCATGACTGTATTGTACCCGCATCCATGATGATTCATAGTGTTGATTTAATGTTTGTTGTCTATCGTGAAAACTGTGGTTGAATGCTGTTAAGTTGCTTTCAACAAGGCCTATGTAAGAGGCTGCCTCTGGCCTTAGGTAGTTAATTGTGTTGCCACTCCCAGATTGTTCGGAAGTTAGATACCAGTTATTAGGATTAGTATTTAAAGTATCACTACCTCTAACTAGGTAGTAATCATAAGCACCAGCAGCAATACGGCCTTGCTGTTTAAATATGCCATTGGAGTTACCTTGAATATTGATAAGCTCAATACCTTGTATAGTTTTATCACCAAGCCCTCCAAGGTTATTGACTTTAACGTTGGTTGTACCTGCGGTGTCGCCTGTTATTATTAGTTTGTCAGTTGGTGAGCTGTCACCTGCTAGCTCTGTGTCGAATACGATAGTTCCACCATTTCCTTGATAGTTACCATCGATAGTTAGTGTTGATGGTTGAGTATCTTTATAATGGCCAATATTAATAGTTCCACCCGTATTGAGTACGGTATCACCTACGGTACCTGTGCCTGTGAGTGTACCACTATTATTAACTTCTAATTGACCACCTAATATACCATTGACTTCTAAAACGCCACCATTTACTAAAGTTTGCCCATTAAATTGACTATTGTCTCGGTTAAGCACAGTAACTCCTGATTGCGTTACTAAGAAGCTATGATCTGCGCCACCACCTTTTAGCTCATATGTAAACTCATAGTTAGCTGAGTAGTCATTATGGTTGAAAATTATTGAGCCTTGGCCTTCTCCAAAATCAATTTCAGAAGCATTTAGTACGCCAACTTTACCTTCGTCACCCTTGAAGATTAATGAACCTTTACTATCTGTTGAGTCCGTGAGATGTAAAGCACCTGTTCCTTCTGTAATATTAACCTGAGTTTCATCTGCTAAATAACCTGACCAATAACCAATATTAACGACAGCACCATCATCAATGGTTAAACTCCCAGTTCCACCTTGAGAACCCAGCGTCAATTCACCGATACCAACTTCATCCACTTCATTGGCCGAAGTCATATTGTTTTTATTGCCAAGAACATTGAAGCGACTGTTTTCACCTGAGATTAAGACATGTCCTTCTCCGCCATTTTTACCTATGACAGTTTCATTAAATGATCTTAATTCACCACCATCAGATACATTAATATATCCTTTGCTACTAGTGTCTGTGCCAACTATTAAGCCATTATAAAAATTGGCACGGCTACTATAGGTAATTGGATCACCATTAGCATCAACTCCTTGTTTTTGCCCGGATATATTTAAATTACCTACTCCTCCGTCTTGACCGATGACTCCTTTTCCATCAATGTTAGGATCATATGTTAAGGGATAAGATACAACAAGTTTACCACCACCCAATATATTAGCTGTTCCAGTACTATTTGTACCACTTCCTAAGAGAAAAACAGGCTCACTAGTGTCATAATTTTTTGCAGTGCCATTAACGTTTACATCAGAACCATCAATATTAAGCAGTCCTGAACCTCCATTACTACCAAGTGTTAACGAACCTGTATCAAAACTAGCTTGAGATAATGATCCTGTAGATGGAGCTTTACCAGTTCCTAGTATATTGATTGTTCCTTGGCTTTGCAGGCCATCACCAACAAGAGTAGATTTATTAGCATAGCTAATGTAATTCTTATAATCTGGGTTAGCCCCTCGCTTATCAAAAGTAAAAGTACCTTGCCCACCATTTTTACCAACAACTAGCGATGATTCCTGATCATTTTGTATGCTGTACAACTCATCACTTACAGTAATATTTAGTGATCCTGCTTCACCCTGGGCACTACCAATAATAATTTGATTATGATCATTACTTTGCCACTGAGTAAACCCATTGAAATTATTATCAAGTTCAACGTTGGCTTGCCCTTTATTAATGACAATATTTTCCATTGAAAGATCAGGGACTTTGCCTATACTCCAATTACTATCATCTTTGTAGTTTCCATCATTACCAATCCAATAAGCATCGGCTAACGAATGAGTTGAAATCAAAGAAAGTATTGTGGCAACAAGAGGTTTTAAAACAAAGATAGATTTTTTCATCATTAGGACTAAATAAAAATTATTTCTCTATACTAGAATTGCAATCAATTCTCTTTGAATGGGCATAAAAATACAAGTATACTTAGGTGTTTTTTTCTAAAATTTTTGCTATTTGGTGAACTGTGTCTATAGTTAATAGATCCTCGACGGGTATGGGGGTTTTGGTATATTTTTCTATTGCTGCAACAAGGGTTGCGAACTCAACACTATCTATATCTTTTAGATCGTTTATTGTGTGGGTTGATTTTATATCGTTTTCTGGAATATTTAACGATTTAGCCAAAATTGACTTTGCTAGTTGCTCGTAATTCATGTTATTTACTCTGGCGGTCTTTTACTTTAGTGTATAGCTCAACAAATCTATCGCTTATGATTTTACCTGATGGGGTCAATGGTAATTCATTAACAAAAACAATATCCGCGGATAGATTAAATTGCTGACTAATTTGTTTTTTTAATTGCTTTTTAATAACTTGAAAAGTTGATGATTGATTGTGTTGAATCATTACAACGAGCCTATCTTCTTGTTCAACTTCAATGCTAGAGACTACAATGTTATCAGCGGTTAATTCATTGTTATTGCTAGCGATAAATGTTTTAATATCTTCTGTCCAAATATTACGACCACGAATTAGAATAACATCTTTTTGGCGGCCTAAAATAAATAAATTATCTTCATGTAAATATCCAATATCACCGGTATCTATGATTCCATTATCAGAGTCTAGGTTGCCAATTAATGTATCTGTTTCTGCATTATTTTTAAAGCAAATATTGCCCACTGAGCGACCAGAAATAGGATTAGCATTTTTTATTGTTAATTGATAGCCTGATAGTGGGTGACCACAAGAAACCAGTTCTTTATTTTCAAAATGGTCTATTATAACTGGTTCGCCTGCTCTTTTTGCCGAAATGGCTAAAATGGCCTCTGTCATGCCATAACTAGGAAGAAAACAGTTAAACTCAAAGCCATAGGGTGCGTATAGGTGATGGAATTTTTTCATAACCTCTAAGTGAATCGTATCTCCACCTATTCCTGCTACTCTCAGCGTGGATAAATCTAGGTCACTTGCCAATTCATCAGTAAATGCTCTAATAGCGAGCTGATAAGCAAACATAGGTGCATAGGTGATAGCTGTTTTATTGCATGACATTAACTTCAACCATAAAGAGGGTTGTCCTACAAAGGTGAATGGAGAAAAACAATCGACAGAGCGTTGCCCATTGACCGAGGCGATAATAAAACCTATTAACCCCATATTATGATAAAAAGGTAACCAAGAAAGTGAGCGGTCCTCTGCACGCAGTTTCATAACCTCTTCAAGTACAATACGAACATGCTCACAAACATCGTGATTGTAAATTCTAATCCCCTTAGGTTTTGAAGTAGAACCGGATGAAAATTGCATAAAAGCAACTGTATTTTCTTTGATCGGGGAAAATTGTGTAGAGTCAGTGAGTAGTTTTGAGTGTTGAGCTTCTTGAGTAAGTTGTTCGAAACTAATGCATTTCAAAGTATTAGTGTTTTCAGTAAAGAACGCATTGATTAATCCATTTGAAGCGATTAAGAACTTAGCTTTGATTAAGCTTGCCATGTGCAATGTTTTAGTAGCGAAAGTACTCCGCTCAGCGACAGAGGCAAACATAGGACATGGACAAATTATAATTCCAAGGTACTGGCAGGCATAAAAAAGAATAAGAAATTCCGCACGAGTTTCAGCAATAACAGGTAAATGATCGCCCCGCTTTAATCCTAGCAGTAATAAGCAATGAGAGACCCGTAAAGATTGATCTAATAAATCTGTGTAAGATAAAACTTGTTCTAATTGTGCGTTTGCATTATAAAAATTAAAGCCAGTGTTGCCTTTTGCTGCGTATTCTAAAGCATTCGTTAAGTCGGAAAAGCCACTTGTTTTGAAAGGGAGTACGGTATTTGTTGTAGGTGTTAACGTTAATGTGGTCATGTTTCCCCTCATTTAAACGATGAAAAAATAATGACGTCTAAGCGTTCGCCATCCGCCCCAAGACATTCTTTTTTCAACACAGCTTCTAACGAAAATCTTGGGTTTGCAGTAAAACTAAATAACATAGGTACATTTTTTCTTAAGACGCGGGCAACTATTTTTTCTGCACCACGATATAAATAAAAATAATCTAATAGTGCATCAATTGTAGCCCAAAATACTTTTTTCCCTGAATAACTTGTTTCTCCTATACCCGCTGCTGAAATACTACCTACGCGATGCTTTAAATCGATATCAAAAGTGTAAAACCCAATCAAGGCTTTGTCAGTTTTATCGAAAATACCAATAAAATAGTTTGTTAGGTTATTAAAGTTACATATAAATTGGCGTAAGCTTTCAAGAGAGAACTGTAGTCCATGTAAGTTTAATCCGGACATCATACGTTCACAGTTTAACCAAGCTAA
Coding sequences within it:
- a CDS encoding ferritin-like domain-containing protein, which produces MTIFFEKAQTTDSPDIIENPHFSQALNAFDNYLINTHKRYWNPKDSAYLDFTDGFDCHKQALLDESNFPELQGPLGNILNTEQKLLYINTYAAKMVTGMLYAEQAATFACVNLSKMLANFSAVEYALNQAREEARHISGFNQYITHRFQAPVPIRSVYKNLLSKIINAPRIHLQIVGVQVILEGLGMSSLSYFTRKSKDPALQRLCRLVMSDEASHHKFGIDWLQQLDTLNKSDRNEAEDWAWYCFDQFWQSTFAPEKIIQFYKELGFDQVNAIKITHKYHLGEQTDSGKMFFQLAKTLQKNGLITNRTLHHYAPWLDSTFKDEEDIYQQIITDTITLLEDINTNRPSKHLRGI
- a CDS encoding autotransporter family protein, producing the protein MMKKSIFVLKPLVATILSLISTHSLADAYWIGNDGNYKDDSNWSIGKVPDLSMENIVINKGQANVELDNNFNGFTQWQSNDHNQIIIGSAQGEAGSLNITVSDELYSIQNDQESSLVVGKNGGQGTFTFDKRGANPDYKNYISYANKSTLVGDGLQSQGTINILGTGKAPSTGSLSQASFDTGSLTLGSNGGSGLLNIDGSDVNVNGTAKNYDTSEPVFLLGSGTNSTGTANILGGGKLVVSYPLTYDPNIDGKGVIGQDGGVGNLNISGQKQGVDANGDPITYSSRANFYNGLIVGTDTSSKGYINVSDGGELRSFNETVIGKNGGEGHVLISGENSRFNVLGNKNNMTSANEVDEVGIGELTLGSQGGTGSLTIDDGAVVNIGYWSGYLADETQVNITEGTGALHLTDSTDSKGSLIFKGDEGKVGVLNASEIDFGEGQGSIIFNHNDYSANYEFTYELKGGGADHSFLVTQSGVTVLNRDNSQFNGQTLVNGGVLEVNGILGGQLEVNNSGTLTGTGTVGDTVLNTGGTINIGHYKDTQPSTLTIDGNYQGNGGTIVFDTELAGDSSPTDKLIITGDTAGTTNVKVNNLGGLGDKTIQGIELINIQGNSNGIFKQQGRIAAGAYDYYLVRGSDTLNTNPNNWYLTSEQSGSGNTINYLRPEAASYIGLVESNLTAFNHSFHDRQQTLNQHYESSWMRVQYSHDKYLVGKNNQLENKTTRKLLHLGTDLYQKDKLHLGVMIGYSRAEVRTKSDLTNYHSTGNADGYSAGIYATWYDQTPENGGLYIDSYAQYNWFRNKVKGEELEKEVFNTEGNTISLETGYGLILSKEKQKVWSIEPQVQFIYGSNSALNYTEKNGTRVHIKDQKGQWRSRLGVRFQVQTDQTQLFLTTNYWNQNKYASVTMDDGKVNNNRAKNLFELKTGVEQNLTKQLQVFGQVNGIVGNKSTESYGVSVGLKYKW
- a CDS encoding acyl carrier protein translates to MNYEQLAKSILAKSLNIPENDIKSTHTINDLKDIDSVEFATLVAAIEKYTKTPIPVEDLLTIDTVHQIAKILEKNT
- a CDS encoding AMP-binding protein, producing MTTLTLTPTTNTVLPFKTSGFSDLTNALEYAAKGNTGFNFYNANAQLEQVLSYTDLLDQSLRVSHCLLLLGLKRGDHLPVIAETRAEFLILFYACQYLGIIICPCPMFASVAERSTFATKTLHMASLIKAKFLIASNGLINAFFTENTNTLKCISFEQLTQEAQHSKLLTDSTQFSPIKENTVAFMQFSSGSTSKPKGIRIYNHDVCEHVRIVLEEVMKLRAEDRSLSWLPFYHNMGLIGFIIASVNGQRSVDCFSPFTFVGQPSLWLKLMSCNKTAITYAPMFAYQLAIRAFTDELASDLDLSTLRVAGIGGDTIHLEVMKKFHHLYAPYGFEFNCFLPSYGMTEAILAISAKRAGEPVIIDHFENKELVSCGHPLSGYQLTIKNANPISGRSVGNICFKNNAETDTLIGNLDSDNGIIDTGDIGYLHEDNLFILGRQKDVILIRGRNIWTEDIKTFIASNNNELTADNIVVSSIEVEQEDRLVVMIQHNQSSTFQVIKKQLKKQISQQFNLSADIVFVNELPLTPSGKIISDRFVELYTKVKDRQSK
- a CDS encoding GNAT family N-acetyltransferase, which encodes MSSLKPSPIFIETNSFILRTLTEQDVNEHFLAWLNCERMMSGLNLHGLQFSLESLRQFICNFNNLTNYFIGIFDKTDKALIGFYTFDIDLKHRVGSISAAGIGETSYSGKKVFWATIDALLDYFYLYRGAEKIVARVLRKNVPMLFSFTANPRFSLEAVLKKECLGADGERLDVIIFSSFK